The following proteins are encoded in a genomic region of Hymenobacter siberiensis:
- a CDS encoding Glu/Leu/Phe/Val dehydrogenase dimerization domain-containing protein: MIETQIVAPESIFGQIAEHQHEQIVYCHDHETGLKAIIGIHNTVLGPALGGTRMWHYASDAEALNDVLRLSRGMTYKAAISGLNLGGGKAVIIGDAATLKTEALLRKFGRFVKNLNGKYITAEDVNMTTKDMEYIRMETKHVAGLPESMGGSGDPSPVTAYGVYMGMKAAAKKAFGSESLAGKRIGVQGTGHVGTYLLEHLQKEGAKLIVTDYYEDRALDAANRFGATAVGLDAIYDQEMDIYSPCALGATLNDDTIPRLKARVVAGCANNQLKNENQHGPELVRRGIVYAPDFLINAGGLINVYSEVTGGSRQGALTQTEKIYDFTLQVLAKADEEGTHPQAAAIRQAKERIANVGRVKSTY, encoded by the coding sequence GACCACGAGACTGGCCTCAAGGCCATTATCGGCATTCACAATACCGTGCTCGGGCCTGCCCTCGGCGGCACGCGCATGTGGCACTACGCTTCCGATGCCGAAGCCTTGAACGATGTGCTGCGCCTCTCGCGCGGCATGACCTACAAGGCCGCCATCTCGGGCCTGAACCTGGGCGGCGGCAAGGCCGTCATCATCGGCGACGCCGCCACGCTGAAGACCGAAGCCCTGCTGCGCAAGTTTGGCCGCTTCGTGAAGAACCTGAACGGCAAGTACATCACGGCCGAGGATGTGAACATGACCACCAAGGACATGGAGTACATCCGCATGGAAACCAAGCACGTCGCCGGCCTGCCCGAGAGCATGGGCGGCAGCGGCGACCCCTCGCCGGTGACGGCCTACGGCGTGTACATGGGCATGAAAGCCGCCGCCAAAAAGGCATTTGGCTCCGAGAGCCTGGCTGGTAAGCGCATCGGCGTGCAGGGCACGGGCCACGTGGGCACCTACCTGCTGGAGCACCTGCAGAAAGAGGGCGCCAAGCTCATCGTAACCGATTACTACGAAGACCGCGCCCTGGACGCGGCCAACCGCTTCGGCGCTACCGCCGTGGGCCTCGATGCCATCTACGACCAGGAAATGGACATTTACTCGCCCTGCGCGCTGGGTGCCACCCTCAACGACGACACCATTCCGCGCCTGAAGGCTCGCGTGGTGGCCGGCTGCGCCAACAACCAACTCAAAAACGAAAACCAGCACGGCCCCGAGCTGGTGCGCCGCGGCATCGTGTATGCCCCCGACTTCCTCATCAACGCCGGCGGCCTCATCAACGTGTATTCCGAAGTAACCGGCGGCAGCCGCCAGGGTGCCCTCACCCAAACCGAAAAAATCTACGATTTCACCCTCCAGGTGTTGGCCAAGGCCGACGAAGAAGGCACGCACCCGCAAGCCGCCGCCATCCGGCAGGCTAAGGAGCGCATTGCCAACGTGGGCCGGGTGAAGTCGACATATTAA
- the nusB gene encoding transcription antitermination factor NusB: MLNRRLLRIKVMQSLYSYHQAVGADLMLAQDRIAAAFEPDLTAKEAPDRRQLEGQRKMGEAQLRDWYRTGTMPEKTDDKAVDKAVTDAINSFQNQVKKDGEFYGGQLLVGAESIHDQYLHLLNLPAALLGVIEEEQSREGRRRLGPREDAQDATRLHRNMSIAKLMANEQLQTQTIRRKLAWEGNEELEALRAAWEEMKADETVRAYLNGKDIDQPEMDYDTDLEILRHIYKDFVFKGEALPRQLESDDLNWEENRPIVRNLVLKTLKMLPFAAEPTQELMNLSANWADDREFAETLYKQTLIEDDKMEKLIAGSVQNWDVERVALLDKIILKMALTEMQLFRGIPVKVTINEYIEISKLYSTPKSKQFVNGILDKLATDLAASGDIRKSGRGLLDNQ, from the coding sequence ATGCTCAACCGCCGCCTCCTCCGTATCAAAGTCATGCAGTCGCTCTACTCCTACCACCAGGCGGTGGGAGCCGATTTGATGCTGGCACAGGACCGCATCGCGGCTGCTTTCGAGCCCGACCTGACGGCCAAAGAGGCCCCCGACCGCCGCCAGCTGGAAGGCCAGCGCAAGATGGGCGAAGCCCAGCTGCGCGACTGGTACCGCACCGGCACAATGCCCGAAAAGACGGACGATAAAGCCGTGGACAAGGCCGTGACCGATGCCATCAACTCCTTCCAGAACCAGGTGAAGAAGGACGGCGAGTTCTACGGCGGGCAGCTGCTGGTGGGTGCCGAAAGCATCCACGACCAGTACCTGCACCTGCTGAACCTGCCCGCCGCTTTGCTCGGCGTGATTGAGGAGGAGCAGAGCCGCGAGGGACGCCGCCGCCTCGGCCCCCGCGAGGATGCCCAGGATGCTACCCGCCTGCACCGTAACATGTCTATTGCCAAGCTGATGGCCAACGAGCAACTCCAGACTCAGACCATCCGGCGCAAGCTGGCCTGGGAGGGCAATGAGGAGCTCGAAGCCCTGCGCGCTGCCTGGGAGGAGATGAAGGCCGACGAAACCGTGCGGGCTTACCTCAACGGCAAGGACATCGACCAGCCCGAGATGGACTACGACACGGACCTTGAAATCCTGCGTCATATCTATAAGGACTTCGTGTTTAAAGGCGAAGCGCTACCGCGCCAGCTCGAATCCGACGACCTGAACTGGGAGGAAAACCGGCCCATCGTGCGCAACCTGGTGCTGAAGACGCTGAAAATGCTGCCCTTCGCCGCCGAGCCCACGCAGGAGCTCATGAACCTCTCGGCCAACTGGGCCGACGACCGCGAGTTTGCCGAAACCCTCTATAAGCAAACGCTCATCGAGGACGACAAGATGGAGAAGCTCATCGCCGGCTCGGTGCAGAACTGGGATGTGGAGCGCGTGGCGTTGCTCGATAAAATAATCCTGAAAATGGCGCTGACCGAGATGCAGCTGTTTCGCGGCATTCCAGTGAAAGTCACTATCAACGAGTACATTGAAATCAGCAAGCTCTACAGCACGCCCAAGAGCAAGCAATTTGTGAACGGCATTCTGGACAAGCTGGCGACGGATTTGGCCGCCAGCGGCGACATTCGTAAATCGGGCCGCGGCCTGCTGGATAACCAATAG
- a CDS encoding YtxH domain-containing protein — translation MASKTTTGILCFAGGALTGAALGLLYAPEPGTETRSWLSYQLEKYRSVLADLTDSLVTSREGIGQSTAKSEGQRVISDAKSKAEQLLGDVDQLINQINSRKGA, via the coding sequence ATGGCCAGCAAAACCACCACCGGCATCCTGTGCTTCGCGGGCGGCGCCCTCACCGGCGCGGCCCTTGGCTTGCTCTATGCCCCCGAACCCGGCACCGAAACCCGCTCCTGGCTCAGCTACCAGCTCGAAAAGTACCGCTCGGTACTCGCCGACCTCACCGACAGCCTCGTAACCAGCCGCGAAGGCATTGGCCAGTCTACCGCTAAAAGCGAAGGTCAGCGCGTGATTTCCGATGCCAAATCGAAAGCCGAACAGCTGCTCGGCGATGTTGACCAGCTCATCAACCAGATTAACTCCCGCAAAGGCGCTTAA